In Spinacia oleracea cultivar Varoflay chromosome 5, BTI_SOV_V1, whole genome shotgun sequence, a single window of DNA contains:
- the LOC110805213 gene encoding uncharacterized protein translates to MLNVIFAILISNLLSGVHGRSIPKREQIVATIKDKKGQVYDCVDFYDQPTFTHPSFKNISETAVVRTKTDPNTKFLGGEGSPSLYKPAADGNGEWSSARMKLQNGPDSIEVGWMVNPTFFNDKEAHLYVRFTAGQTSCINTQCPGFVHVGTEHEDDGNWWVSMDNDKYGIRYWPKTLFTGLADVATEVEWGGEVSVDPEAKTIPEMGNGKFPLYDTKSSSYMLHVTVVDETRHNVNPTNTEKFKTSKEVYNVIDAGYQGDYFGHLILFSGPATPSVWAPN, encoded by the exons ATGTTAAACGTCATATTTGCTATTTTGATCTCAAATTTGTTGAGTGGAGTCCATGGAAGATCAATTCCTAAGCGCGAACAAATAGTTGCAACTATTAAG GATAAAAAGGGACAAGTTTATGACTGTGTTGATTTTTACGACCAACCAACATTTACACATCCTTCATTCAAGAATATAAGTGAG acTGCGGTGGTTCGAACTAAAACTGATCCAAACACGAAGTTTCTTGGAGGAGAAGGTTCACCAAGTCTTTACAAACCAGCTGCGGATGGTAATGGAGAATGGTCAAGCGCTAGGATGAAACTTCAAAATGGACCTGATAGCATCGAAGTTGGATGGATG GTAAATCCTACGTTCTTTAATGACAAGGAAGCTCACCTCTATGTACGGTTCACT GCTGGACAAACTAGTTGCATCAACACACAATGCCCGGGCTTTGTTCATGTGGGTACTGAG CACGAAGATGACGGTAATTGGTGGGTATCAATGGACAATGACAAGTACGGAATCAGATATTGGCCGAAAACCTTATTCACGGGATTAGCCGATGTAGCGACTGAAGTTGAATGGGGAGGAGAAGTTAGCGTTGATCCTGAAGCGAAAACTATTCCTGAGATGGGCAATGGAAAATTCCCATTATATGACACTAAATCTTCATCGTATATGCTACATGTGACTGTTGTTGATGAAACCCGTCATAACGTCAACCCAACAAACACCGAGAAGTTTAAAACTAGTAAAGAAGTTTATAATGTTATTGATGCTGGATATCAGGGTGACTATTTTGGGCACTTGATTCTTTTCAGTGGCCCAGCAACACCaagtgtttgggctcccaattga
- the LOC110805211 gene encoding protein DETOXIFICATION 35, whose product MALILVSRDYFAVIYTDSEELQQAVSKLAWLLGVTMVLNSVQPVISGVAIGGGWKATVANINLGLWGGMIAGTLLQKLILLFILYKTNWNKEVEETSSRMQKWGGQDIN is encoded by the exons ATGGCTCTTATCCTCGTTTCTAGAGACTATTTTGCCGTTATTTACACTGACAGCGAGGAATTGCAGCAAGCAGTTTCTAAATTAGCCTGGCTTCTTGGTGTGACAATGGTTCTTAACAGTGTTCAGCCTGTCATTTCAG GAGTTGCCATTGGAGGAGGATGGAAAGCGACTGTGGCAAATATAAATTTG GGATTATGGGGCGGTATGATAGCTGGAACCCTCTTGCAGAAACTCATTCTACTCTTCATCCTTTACAAAACTAATTGGAATAAAGAG GTGGAGGAAACAAGCAGCCGAATGCAGAAATGGGGTGGGCAGGACATCAATTAA